Below is a window of Acidobacteriota bacterium DNA.
ACCGTCACCTTCGATCTGCTCTACAACCTGGGCCCCAACCTCGAGAGCTACCGCTGGCGCTGGATGACGCCGGGAGCGGTCGTGGGGGTGTGGCTCTGGTTGGCGGTGTCCTTGGGCTTCCGGACGTACCTCAATTTCTTCGATTCCTACAGCCGCACCTACGGTTCCTTGGGGACGGTGATCATCCTCCTGCTGTGGTTCTATCTCACCGGTATCGCGGTGCTGATGGGAGCCGAGACCAACTCGGAGATCTACAAGGCCGAGCGCGGCCGCAGTTCCAGTGAGTCGCCCGAATAGGCAGGGACGAAGCGGACGGGCGAGGAGAGAGCTAGAATGTCCCGGTCTGCCAAGAAGAGAGGAGCAATGGTTTGGACGAGAGCTTGAACGTCAAAGAACCCGTCAACGTGGTGATCGATAAGCTGCAGGGCTGGTACGAGCTGCTGCTCTTCAACCTACCCAACATCGTGGTGGCGGTGGTGGTGATGCTGATCTTCGGATTGCTCGGCCACCTTACCCGCCGACTCGTCAGCCGCGCCTTTGGCCGCGTCTCGGACAACCGGACGCTGGTGGGGCTAGCGGCCAAGATCACCTCCTTCATGGTGGTGATGGTGGGCTTCTTCATCGCCCTGGGCATCCTCAACCTCGACAAGACGGTGACCTCCCTGCTCGCCGGTGCCGGCGTCTTGGGCTTGGCTTTGGGCTTCGCCTTTCAGGACATCACCGCCAACTTCCTTTCCGGCATCTTCCTCTCCGTGCGCCGCCCCTTCGTCATCGGAGACGTGGTGGAGCTGTCGGGCTACTTCGGGACGGTCCAGCGCATCGATCTGCGCAACACCGTCCTGCGCTCGCCGGAAGGCAAGCTCCTGCTGCTGCCCAACCGCGAGGTCTTCGAGAATCCGATGGTCAACTTCACCAACAGCGGCCAGCTGCGCATCGATCTGGCCTGTGGAGTGTCCTACGCCTCGGATCTGGAGAAAGTGCGCCAGGTGACCTTGGATGCGGTGTCCGCCCTGGAAGACCGGGTCCAGGAGCGGGACGTGGAGTTCTTCTACACCGGTTTCGGCGGTAGCTCCATCGACTTCGTGGTGCGGGTGTGGATCCCCTACTCGCGGCCCATGGACGGGGCGCGTATCACCAGCGAGATGGTCCTCGCCATCAAGCGGGCTTTCGACGCCGAAGACATCACCATTCCCTTCCCGATCCGCACTCTGGACTTCGGTATCGAGGGGGGCGAGCGCCTCTCCGCCATGATCCCGGAGCGCTGGAGCGAGACACCGGCGGCGGAATGATCCGGCGCGGGGATGGGGCTACATCACCCGCACCTTCATGGAGCGTAGCTGGCCGGTTTCCACGTCCAGCTTGAGGCTTTTGTGTTTGGCGACGGCGCTGACCTCGTCGTTGAGATAACCGAGGGTGACGTTCCACACTCTGTCGCTGTCGGCCAGCTCCACCTCCACCAGATGTAGATCGGTGATGGTCTCCTTCTCGTGCAGCGCCATGAACAACTGGCGTGCTCGCCGAACCGCTTCTTCTACGTCGATCATGATCGTCTCCACCCTGGTTCGCGCCGCCCTCTCGGCGTGCGATGAGTCCATTGGAGCGGCTCGAGGCCACCCATCCTGCTGTCCGGACGATTGTAGCGGTCGCGCCGAGCCCGGAGGCGCGCTACAGTAAACCTTGAGAAGATTCGAGGAGGTCTCGGGAACGCTCCCAGGCCTCGGTTGACAGCTCGCTGGAGCCCGCACATCATGAGACCGCCGTCGCCCCTTGCAGACCTCGGGCGCGGCCCGAACTGGATGAATTGATCGGCTTCCTCGGGAAGCTTTGAAGGAGATCGAGAGATGACGGATTTGCGCATCGGTATCAACGGCTTCGGCAGAATCGGACGCTGCGCGTTCAAGCAGGCTCTGGCCACCGAGGGCATCGAGGTGGTGGGGATCAACGACCTCGCCGACAAGGACGACCTGGCCTATCTGCTCAAGTACGACTCGGTGCACGGCTGGTATCCGCGCAAAGTGGAGACCGACGAGCGGGGCTTCGTGATCGATGGCAAGAGCATTCCCTATTTCTCCAGCCGCGAGCCGGCGGGGATCCCGTGGGGCGAGGTGGGAGCCCAGGTGGTGCTCGAAGCCACCGGCCTGTTCAAGAGCCGGGAGAAGGCCGCCGGCCACATCGAGGGCGGTGCTCAACGGGTCATCGTCTCGGCGCCCTCCGGGGATACCGATGGCACCTTCGTCCTCGGGGTCAACGAGGGGCAGTACGACCCGGCCCAGCACCGGGTGGTGTCCATGGCCTCCTGCACCACCAACTGCCTGGCGCCGGTGGCCAAGGTCCTCCACGAGAGCTTCGGCATCGAGCGGCTGATGATCACCACCGTCCACGCCTACACGTCCAGTCAGGCGCTGATGGACACCCCCAAGAGCAAGCGCCGGCGGGGTCGTGCGGCGGCGGTCTCCATGATTCCCACCACCACCGGGGCGGCGAAGGCCACGGAGCTGGTGCTGCCGGAATTGGAGGGCCGCATGGACGGCATGGCGGTGCGCGTGCCGGTTCCCGACGGATCCCTCACCGACATCGTCGCCACCCTCGAGCAGGCCGCTACCGTGGAGACCGTCCACCGCGCCCTGGAGGCGGCGGCGGAGGGTCCGATGAAGGGCGTTTTGCGGGTCAGCGACGAGGCCTTGGTGTCGCGGGACATCATCGGTGATCCCCACTCGTCCATCATCGACGCCGAGAGCACGATGGTTCTGGGGGAGCGCATGGTCAAGGTTCTCTCCTGGTATGACAACGAGTGGGGCTACTCGTCCCGGCTGGTGGACTTCGCCAAGCTGATGGCGGAAAAGGGGATCTGATCATGATGCGGAAGATGGGGGAGACCAAGGAGATGGGAAGCTTCAATTTGTCACGGCTCGCTGCGTGTTGGACTGCCGGCTTGATGCTGACGATACTGTCGGTGCCCGCCGTTGCCGACGAATCCGCTGGTGAGCTACGCCAGCCCGGTGAGAAGCATCTGGAGGAGATCGTTCAGCTGACCTTCGGTGGCGAGAACGCCGAGGCCTATTGGTCTCCGGACGGCGAGGAGCTGGTCTTCCAATCCACCCGTCCGCCCTATGGTTGTGACCAGATCTTCCGCATTCCCGCAGACGGATCCGGCGAGGCCAAGCTGGTCTCCACCGGCCTCGGCCGCACCACCTGCGCCTACTTCACCGCCGATGGTGAGCGAGTGCTCTACGCCTCCACCCACGAGGCGGACACCGCCTGCCCGCCGCCGCCGGATCGCTCCCAGGGGTACGTCTGGCCGCTTTACGACGGCTACCGCATCTACTCTGCGAAGCTCGATGGCAGCGACGTCCAGGCCCTCACCGAGGGCGGTGCCTACGACGCCGAGGCCACCGTCTGTCCGGTGGACGGCTCCATCATCTTCACCTCCACCCGCGACGGTGACCTCGAGCTCTACCGCATGGATGCCGACGGTGGCAACGTCCAGCGTCTCACCGAGACGCCGGGTTACGACGGCGGTGCCTTCTTCTCCCGGGATTGCTCCAAGATCGTCTGGCGGGCTTCCCGACCGGCGCCGGGGGAAGAGCTGGAGGACTTCCAGCGGTTGCTGTCCCAGGGCTTGGTGCGCCCGGGCGAGCTGGAGCTTTGGGTTGCGGACGCCGACGGCAGCAATGCCCGGCAGGTGACTTATCTGGGGGCGGCGACCTTCGCTCCCTATTTCTATCCCGCCGGTCAGCGCATTCTCTTTTCTTCCAACTATGGCGACAGCCCGCGGGAATTCGAGCTCTGGGCGGTGAACGTGGACGGCACCGAGCTCGAGCGCGTGACCCACTCGCCGGGCTTCGACGGCTTCCCGATGTTCTCTCCC
It encodes the following:
- the gap gene encoding type I glyceraldehyde-3-phosphate dehydrogenase; the protein is MTDLRIGINGFGRIGRCAFKQALATEGIEVVGINDLADKDDLAYLLKYDSVHGWYPRKVETDERGFVIDGKSIPYFSSREPAGIPWGEVGAQVVLEATGLFKSREKAAGHIEGGAQRVIVSAPSGDTDGTFVLGVNEGQYDPAQHRVVSMASCTTNCLAPVAKVLHESFGIERLMITTVHAYTSSQALMDTPKSKRRRGRAAAVSMIPTTTGAAKATELVLPELEGRMDGMAVRVPVPDGSLTDIVATLEQAATVETVHRALEAAAEGPMKGVLRVSDEALVSRDIIGDPHSSIIDAESTMVLGERMVKVLSWYDNEWGYSSRLVDFAKLMAEKGI
- a CDS encoding mechanosensitive ion channel family protein → MDESLNVKEPVNVVIDKLQGWYELLLFNLPNIVVAVVVMLIFGLLGHLTRRLVSRAFGRVSDNRTLVGLAAKITSFMVVMVGFFIALGILNLDKTVTSLLAGAGVLGLALGFAFQDITANFLSGIFLSVRRPFVIGDVVELSGYFGTVQRIDLRNTVLRSPEGKLLLLPNREVFENPMVNFTNSGQLRIDLACGVSYASDLEKVRQVTLDAVSALEDRVQERDVEFFYTGFGGSSIDFVVRVWIPYSRPMDGARITSEMVLAIKRAFDAEDITIPFPIRTLDFGIEGGERLSAMIPERWSETPAAE